In Streptomyces sp. NBC_01717, one DNA window encodes the following:
- a CDS encoding MDR family MFS transporter, which produces MSDLKKAAGGKAGGRPADKVADAPATTPAPRQRSVRVVMLALMITMLLAMLDNLIVGTAMPTIVGDLGGLEHLSWVVTAYTLATAASTPIWGKLGDMYGRKGIFLTSIVVFLIGSVLSGMAQDMGQLIGFRAIQGLGAGGLMVGVMAIIGDLVPPRERGKYQGLMAGVMAIAMIGGPLVGGTITDHLGWRWSFYINLPLGAVALAMVTAVLHLPNKERTKAKVDYLGAGLLTLGITAIVLVTTWGGSEYAWDSAVIMELAAIGVVSLVGFLFVETKAAEPIIPLHIFHNRNFTLMSLIGFMSGFVMFGAVLFLPLFQQSVQGASATNSGLLLLPMLLSMMVVSLIAGRVTTSTGKYKIFPIIGSVLMVAGLFLLSQMDTGTTRFTSGIYMAVLGAGMGFLMQITMLVAQNSVELKDMGVASSATTLFRTLGSSFGVAIMGALFTGRVQDEMAAHGGGAATAKSAQLDAASLAKLPDPVREAYQFAVSSGTHIAFLVGASVGVIALLAAVFVKEVPLRGAGPEAKAEVIEDARQSETV; this is translated from the coding sequence ATGTCGGACCTGAAGAAGGCGGCAGGCGGGAAGGCGGGCGGCAGACCGGCCGACAAGGTTGCCGACGCGCCGGCCACCACGCCCGCGCCGCGGCAGCGCAGCGTCCGGGTGGTGATGCTCGCCCTGATGATCACGATGCTGCTGGCCATGCTCGACAACCTGATCGTCGGCACCGCCATGCCGACCATCGTCGGCGACCTCGGCGGACTGGAGCATCTGTCCTGGGTCGTCACCGCGTACACCCTGGCCACCGCGGCCTCCACCCCCATCTGGGGCAAGCTCGGCGACATGTACGGACGCAAGGGCATCTTCCTCACGTCCATCGTGGTCTTCCTGATCGGTTCCGTACTGAGTGGAATGGCCCAGGACATGGGCCAGCTGATCGGCTTCCGGGCGATCCAGGGACTCGGCGCGGGCGGTCTGATGGTCGGCGTCATGGCGATCATCGGCGACTTGGTGCCGCCCCGTGAGCGCGGCAAGTACCAGGGCCTGATGGCCGGCGTGATGGCGATCGCCATGATCGGCGGACCGCTGGTCGGCGGCACGATCACCGACCACCTCGGCTGGCGCTGGAGCTTCTACATCAACCTGCCGCTGGGCGCGGTCGCCCTTGCCATGGTCACCGCCGTGCTGCACCTGCCGAACAAGGAGCGCACCAAGGCGAAGGTCGACTACCTAGGTGCCGGGCTGCTGACTCTCGGCATCACCGCGATCGTGCTGGTCACCACCTGGGGCGGTTCGGAGTACGCCTGGGACTCCGCCGTGATCATGGAGCTCGCCGCGATCGGTGTCGTCTCCCTCGTCGGCTTCCTCTTCGTCGAGACGAAGGCTGCAGAACCGATCATTCCGCTGCACATCTTCCACAACCGCAACTTCACGCTGATGTCCCTCATCGGCTTCATGTCCGGCTTCGTGATGTTCGGCGCGGTGCTTTTCCTGCCGCTGTTCCAGCAGTCCGTCCAGGGCGCGTCCGCGACCAACTCCGGACTCCTGCTCCTGCCGATGCTGTTGTCGATGATGGTCGTCTCGCTGATCGCCGGACGGGTCACCACCAGCACCGGGAAGTACAAGATCTTCCCCATCATCGGCTCCGTCCTGATGGTGGCCGGTCTGTTTCTGCTCTCGCAGATGGACACCGGCACCACCCGCTTCACCTCCGGCATCTACATGGCGGTGCTCGGCGCGGGCATGGGCTTCCTGATGCAGATCACCATGCTCGTCGCGCAGAACAGCGTCGAGCTGAAGGACATGGGTGTCGCCTCCTCCGCGACCACCCTCTTCCGTACGCTCGGCAGCTCCTTCGGTGTCGCGATCATGGGGGCGCTGTTCACCGGACGAGTGCAGGACGAGATGGCTGCCCACGGCGGCGGAGCGGCCACCGCGAAGTCCGCGCAGCTGGACGCGGCGAGCCTGGCGAAGCTGCCGGACCCGGTGCGTGAGGCGTACCAGTTCGCGGTCTCGTCCGGGACCCACATCGCCTTCCTGGTCGGCGCTTCGGTCGGCGTGATCGCGCTGCTGGCGGCGGTGTTCGTCAAGGAGGTGCCGCTGCGCGGAGCCGGCCCGGAGGCGAAGGCAGAGGTCATCGAGGACGCCAGGCAGAGCGAGACCGTCTGA
- the cseC gene encoding two-component system sensor histidine kinase CseC, which translates to MTRPALRTGVRWKISIAIAAVGALIAVALSLVVHNAARVSMLENAREVQLERLTYAQLLYEATKTKKADPKFGAKLNDPTMPQSLRAETRRNRRATHVDEYANGVPDVWAAVPLANGDVLSLHTRFANRSATIMGDLDRALVIGSVSVVFGGCALGVLIGGQLSRRLRKAAAAAGKVAEGNTEVRVRDAIGGVIRDETDDLARAVDALTDALNGRIEAERRVTADIAHELRTPVTGLLTAAELLPPGRPTELVRDRAQAMRTLVEDVLEVARLDSASERAELQEIALGEFVSRRVALLDPDVRVQVVHESWVNTDPRRLERILGNLLGNAARHGSTPVEVTVEGRVVRVRDHGPGFPEALLREGPSRFRTGSSDRAGHGHGLGLTIAAGQARVLGARLTFRNAAPQGAAEGAGGAIAVLWLPEHAPTNTGSFPILQLAEQRRAAEAEPGGTDGPGANAASDGTQSG; encoded by the coding sequence ATGACGCGGCCGGCTCTGCGGACAGGTGTCCGCTGGAAGATCAGCATCGCGATCGCGGCGGTCGGCGCGTTGATCGCGGTCGCGCTGAGCCTCGTCGTCCACAACGCCGCCCGCGTCTCGATGCTGGAGAACGCCCGTGAGGTCCAGCTGGAGCGGCTGACGTACGCGCAGCTGCTCTACGAGGCGACGAAGACGAAGAAGGCCGACCCCAAGTTCGGCGCCAAGCTCAACGACCCGACGATGCCGCAGAGCCTGCGCGCGGAGACCCGCAGGAACCGGCGCGCCACGCATGTCGACGAGTACGCGAACGGGGTGCCCGATGTGTGGGCGGCCGTGCCGTTGGCCAACGGTGACGTGCTGTCGCTGCACACCCGCTTCGCCAACCGCAGCGCCACGATCATGGGCGATCTCGACCGCGCGCTGGTCATCGGCTCCGTCTCGGTGGTCTTCGGCGGCTGCGCGCTCGGCGTACTGATCGGCGGCCAGCTGTCGCGCCGCCTGCGCAAGGCGGCGGCCGCGGCCGGGAAGGTCGCGGAGGGCAATACGGAGGTACGGGTCAGGGACGCCATCGGCGGTGTCATCCGGGACGAGACCGACGACCTGGCCCGTGCGGTGGACGCCCTCACGGACGCGCTGAACGGACGGATCGAGGCGGAGCGCCGGGTCACCGCGGACATCGCGCACGAGCTGCGCACCCCCGTGACCGGGCTGCTGACGGCGGCCGAGCTGCTGCCGCCGGGCCGCCCCACCGAGCTCGTACGGGACCGGGCACAGGCGATGCGCACGCTCGTCGAGGACGTGCTCGAGGTGGCCAGGCTGGACAGTGCGTCGGAGCGGGCCGAGCTGCAGGAGATCGCGCTCGGCGAGTTCGTCAGCCGACGGGTCGCTCTGCTGGACCCGGATGTGCGGGTCCAGGTGGTGCACGAGTCGTGGGTCAACACCGATCCGCGCAGGCTGGAGCGCATTCTCGGCAATCTGCTCGGGAACGCGGCCAGGCACGGTTCCACTCCGGTGGAGGTGACGGTCGAGGGGCGGGTGGTGCGCGTCCGCGATCACGGGCCCGGTTTCCCGGAGGCGCTGCTGCGTGAGGGCCCGAGCAGGTTCCGTACCGGAAGCAGCGACCGCGCCGGGCACGGGCACGGCCTGGGGCTGACCATCGCCGCCGGTCAGGCCCGGGTCCTCGGCGCCCGGCTGACCTTCCGGAACGCGGCGCCGCAGGGCGCGGCGGAGGGGGCCGGCGGGGCGATCGCCGTGCTGTGGCTGCCGGAGCACGCCCCGACGAACACGGGCAGCTTCCCCATCCTTCAGCTCGCCGAACAGCGCAGGGCGGCCGAGGCCGAACCGGGCGGCACGGACGGTCCGGGGGCGAACGCCGCGTCGGACGGCACACAGTCCGGCTGA
- the cseB gene encoding two-component system response regulator CseB, with the protein MAETHVLFVEDDDVIREATQLALERDGFVVTAMPDGLSGLEAFRADRPDIALLDVMVPGLDGVSLCRRIRDESTVPVIMLSARADSIDVVLGLEAGADDYVTKPFDGAVLVARIRAVLRRFGHASGGRSGGTETESQPVGGVLVFGDLEVDTEGMEVRKGGEQVALTPTEMRLLLEFSSAPGTVLSRDKLLERVWDYGWGGDTRVVDVHVQRLRTKIGQDRIETVRGFGYKLKA; encoded by the coding sequence ATGGCCGAGACCCACGTCCTGTTCGTCGAGGACGACGATGTCATCCGCGAGGCCACCCAGCTGGCGCTGGAACGGGACGGATTCGTGGTCACCGCGATGCCCGACGGCCTTTCCGGCCTGGAGGCGTTCCGGGCCGACCGGCCGGACATCGCCCTGCTCGACGTGATGGTGCCGGGCCTGGACGGCGTCAGTCTCTGCCGTCGCATCCGGGACGAGTCGACGGTCCCGGTGATCATGCTGTCGGCCCGCGCCGACTCGATCGACGTGGTGCTCGGCCTGGAGGCCGGCGCCGACGACTACGTCACGAAGCCTTTCGACGGCGCCGTGCTGGTCGCCAGGATCCGCGCCGTGCTGCGCCGCTTCGGTCATGCGTCGGGCGGACGGTCGGGCGGTACGGAGACGGAGTCGCAGCCCGTCGGCGGGGTGCTGGTCTTCGGTGATCTGGAGGTCGACACCGAGGGCATGGAGGTACGCAAGGGCGGCGAGCAGGTGGCGCTCACCCCGACCGAGATGCGGCTGCTGCTGGAGTTCTCGTCCGCGCCCGGCACAGTGCTCTCCCGCGACAAGCTGCTCGAACGGGTCTGGGACTACGGCTGGGGCGGCGACACCCGGGTCGTGGACGTCCATGTGCAGCGGCTGCGCACCAAGATCGGACAGGACAGGATCGAGACGGTCCGCGGCTTCGGCTACAAGCTCAAGGCATGA
- a CDS encoding SigE family RNA polymerase sigma factor — protein MAHGEVLEFEEYVRTRQEALLRSARRLVPDPVDAQDLLQTALARTYGRWDGIADKSLADAYLRRVMINTRTEWWRARKLEEVPTEQLPDASVEDGTEQRADRALLMDVLGVLAPKQRSVVVLRHWEQMSTEETAAALGMSAGTVKSTLHRALARLRQELESREAMSREATIREARRSTAGDRVPAAGAPGRARVPAQVRGQADRRHEERGRERCAA, from the coding sequence ATGGCGCATGGCGAGGTGCTCGAATTCGAAGAGTACGTACGCACCCGGCAGGAGGCCCTGCTGCGCAGTGCGCGCCGCCTGGTCCCCGACCCGGTGGACGCGCAGGACCTGCTGCAGACCGCCCTGGCCCGTACGTACGGCCGCTGGGACGGCATCGCCGACAAGTCCCTCGCCGACGCCTACCTGCGCCGCGTCATGATCAACACGCGTACGGAGTGGTGGCGGGCCCGCAAGCTGGAGGAGGTTCCCACCGAGCAGCTGCCCGACGCGAGCGTCGAGGACGGCACCGAGCAGCGCGCCGACCGTGCTCTGCTGATGGACGTCCTGGGCGTGCTGGCTCCCAAGCAGCGCAGCGTCGTGGTGCTGCGACACTGGGAGCAGATGAGCACGGAGGAGACGGCCGCGGCGCTCGGAATGTCGGCCGGTACGGTGAAGAGCACGCTGCACCGGGCGCTGGCGCGACTGCGCCAGGAGCTGGAGAGCCGCGAGGCGATGAGCCGGGAAGCCACGATCCGTGAGGCCCGGCGCAGCACGGCGGGCGACCGGGTTCCGGCCGCCGGCGCTCCGGGGCGTGCACGGGTACCGGCGCAGGTCCGTGGACAGGCGGACCGGCGGCATGAGGAACGGGGGCGGGAGCGGTGCGCGGCCTGA
- a CDS encoding A/G-specific adenine glycosylase: protein MTAMTATQTPPTSLHAPVIGWFDQHARDLPWRRPEAGAWGVMVSEFMLQQTPVSRVLPVYEQWLARWPRPADLAAEPPGEAVRAWGRLGYPRRALRLHGAAQAITERHGGDVPSEHSQLLALPGIGEYTAAAVASFAYGQRHAVLDTNVRRVFARAATGIQYPPNATTAAERKLARALLPDEDERAARWAAATMELGALVCTAKNEDCTRCPIATQCAWRLAGKPEHQGPPRRGQTYAGTDRQVRGRLLGVLREAVAPVPQSALDAVWEEPAQRARALDGLVADGLVEPLPGGHYQLPLG, encoded by the coding sequence ATGACTGCCATGACTGCGACACAGACGCCCCCCACATCCCTCCACGCGCCCGTCATCGGGTGGTTCGACCAGCACGCCCGCGATCTGCCCTGGCGCCGCCCCGAAGCGGGTGCCTGGGGTGTGATGGTGAGCGAGTTCATGCTGCAGCAGACCCCCGTCAGCCGGGTACTCCCGGTGTACGAACAGTGGCTGGCCCGCTGGCCGCGCCCCGCCGATCTGGCCGCCGAGCCGCCGGGTGAAGCGGTCCGTGCCTGGGGCCGGCTCGGCTACCCGCGGCGAGCGCTGCGCCTGCACGGAGCCGCGCAGGCAATAACTGAACGACACGGCGGCGACGTACCGAGTGAGCACAGTCAGCTGCTCGCGCTGCCCGGGATCGGTGAGTACACGGCGGCGGCCGTGGCCTCGTTCGCGTACGGACAGCGGCATGCCGTACTCGATACGAACGTCCGCCGGGTGTTCGCCCGGGCCGCGACCGGCATCCAGTACCCGCCGAATGCGACCACCGCCGCCGAGCGGAAGCTCGCCCGCGCGCTCCTGCCAGACGAGGACGAACGGGCGGCCCGCTGGGCGGCCGCGACGATGGAGCTCGGAGCGCTGGTCTGCACCGCCAAGAACGAGGACTGCACGCGATGCCCGATCGCCACGCAGTGCGCGTGGCGGCTGGCCGGGAAGCCGGAGCATCAGGGGCCCCCGCGCCGCGGCCAGACCTATGCCGGTACCGACCGGCAGGTGCGCGGCCGGCTGCTCGGCGTGCTGCGCGAGGCGGTGGCCCCGGTTCCGCAGTCGGCGCTCGACGCCGTATGGGAGGAGCCGGCGCAACGGGCCCGGGCCCTGGACGGCCTGGTCGCCGACGGCCTGGTCGAACCACTTCCGGGCGGCCACTACCAACTGCCGCTGGGCTAG
- the disA gene encoding DNA integrity scanning diadenylate cyclase DisA, giving the protein MAASDRASSPGKSGQGTGNEALMRASLSAVAPGMALRDGLERILRGNTGGLIVLGMDKTVESMCTGGFVLDVEFTATRLRELAKLDGALILDKDMTKILRAGVQLVPDASIPTEETGTRHRTADRVSRQCNFPVVSVSQSMRLIALYVDGERRVLEESAAILSRANQALATLERYKLRLDEVAGTLSALEIEDLVTVRDVTAVAQRLEMVRRIATEIAEYVVELGTDGRLLSLQLDELIAGVEPERELVVRDYVPEPTAKRSRTVAEALTELDGLSHTELLELPVVARALGYSGSPETLDSAVSPRGFRLLAKVPRLPGAIIDRLVEYFGGLQKLLAASVDDLQTVDGVGEARARSVREGLSRLAESSILERYV; this is encoded by the coding sequence GTGGCAGCCAGCGACCGGGCATCATCGCCCGGAAAGTCCGGCCAAGGCACCGGTAATGAGGCGCTGATGCGCGCCTCGTTGAGCGCCGTCGCGCCCGGAATGGCCCTGCGGGACGGCCTGGAGCGCATCCTCCGCGGCAACACCGGTGGGCTGATCGTGCTCGGCATGGACAAGACCGTCGAGTCGATGTGCACCGGCGGCTTCGTGCTGGACGTGGAGTTCACCGCGACGCGGCTGCGCGAGCTGGCCAAGCTCGACGGGGCACTGATCCTCGACAAGGACATGACGAAGATCCTGCGGGCCGGCGTGCAGCTGGTCCCGGACGCCTCCATCCCCACCGAGGAGACCGGAACCCGCCACCGCACGGCGGACCGGGTCTCCAGGCAGTGCAACTTCCCGGTCGTCTCGGTCTCGCAGTCGATGCGTCTGATCGCGCTGTACGTGGACGGGGAGCGCCGGGTCCTAGAGGAGTCCGCCGCGATCCTCTCCCGCGCCAACCAGGCCCTCGCCACCCTGGAGCGGTACAAGCTCCGCCTCGACGAGGTCGCGGGCACGCTCTCCGCGCTGGAGATCGAGGACCTGGTGACGGTGCGGGACGTGACGGCTGTCGCGCAACGTCTGGAGATGGTCCGCCGGATCGCGACCGAAATCGCCGAATACGTGGTGGAGCTGGGCACCGACGGCCGGCTTCTCTCCCTCCAGCTCGACGAGTTGATCGCGGGAGTCGAGCCGGAGCGAGAACTGGTCGTGCGTGACTACGTACCGGAGCCGACCGCCAAGCGGTCACGTACGGTCGCGGAGGCGCTGACCGAGCTGGACGGGCTCTCGCACACCGAGCTGCTCGAACTGCCGGTCGTGGCACGGGCCCTGGGGTACAGCGGATCACCCGAGACCCTCGACTCGGCGGTCTCGCCCCGCGGCTTCCGGCTGCTGGCGAAGGTGCCGCGGCTGCCCGGGGCGATCATCGACCGGCTGGTGGAGTACTTCGGCGGACTGCAGAAGCTGCTCGCAGCGAGCGTCGACGACCTTCAGACGGTGGACGGAGTCGGCGAGGCACGGGCGCGGAGCGTGCGCGAGGGGCTGTCGCGACTGGCCGAGTCGTCGATTCTTGAGCGGTACGTCTAG
- the radA gene encoding DNA repair protein RadA, with protein sequence MAARTKSAKDRPSYRCTECGWTTAKWLGRCPECQAWGTVEEFGGAPAVRTTAAGRVSSAALPIGQVDSRQATARPTGVDELDRVLGGGLVPGAVVLLAGEPGVGKSTLLLDVAAKAASDEHRTLYVTAEESASQVRLRADRIRAINDHLFLAAETDLSAVLGHLDAVKPSLLILDSVQTVASPEIEGAPGGMAQVREVAGALIRASKERGMSTLLVGHVTKDGAIAGPRLLEHLVDVVLSFEGDRHARLRLVRGVKNRYGATDEVGCFELHDEGITGLADPSGLFLTRRDEPVPGTCLTVTLEGRRPLVAEVQALTVDSQIPSPRRTTSGLETSRVSMMLAVLEQRGRISALGKRDIYSATVGGVKLSEPAADLAIALALASAASDTPLPKNLVAIGEVGLAGEVRRVTGVQRRLAEAHRLGFTHALVPTDPGRVPPGMKVTEVANMGDALGVLPRRSRTEPPREADARR encoded by the coding sequence ATGGCTGCCCGTACAAAATCCGCGAAGGACCGGCCGTCCTACCGCTGCACCGAGTGCGGCTGGACGACCGCCAAGTGGCTCGGCCGATGCCCCGAATGCCAGGCGTGGGGGACGGTCGAGGAGTTCGGCGGCGCCCCTGCCGTTCGGACGACGGCGGCCGGCCGCGTCAGCTCGGCTGCACTCCCCATCGGCCAGGTCGACAGCCGGCAGGCCACCGCCCGGCCGACCGGGGTGGACGAGCTGGACCGGGTGCTCGGCGGCGGTCTGGTCCCCGGCGCCGTGGTGCTGCTCGCGGGCGAGCCGGGTGTCGGAAAGTCGACGCTCCTGCTGGATGTGGCCGCCAAGGCTGCCAGTGACGAGCACCGCACCCTCTATGTCACCGCGGAGGAGTCCGCGAGCCAGGTACGGCTGCGCGCCGACCGGATCCGGGCGATCAACGACCACCTCTTCCTCGCCGCCGAGACCGACCTCTCCGCGGTCCTCGGCCATCTGGACGCGGTCAAGCCGTCCCTGCTCATCCTCGACTCCGTGCAGACCGTCGCCTCGCCCGAGATCGAGGGCGCACCCGGCGGGATGGCACAGGTCCGGGAGGTGGCCGGTGCGCTCATCCGCGCCTCCAAGGAGCGCGGCATGTCCACGCTGCTGGTCGGCCATGTCACCAAGGACGGCGCGATCGCCGGGCCGCGGCTGCTGGAGCACCTCGTCGATGTGGTGCTGTCCTTCGAGGGCGACCGGCATGCGCGCCTCCGGCTGGTCCGGGGCGTGAAGAACCGGTACGGAGCGACCGACGAGGTCGGCTGTTTCGAACTGCACGACGAGGGCATCACGGGCCTCGCCGACCCGTCCGGCCTCTTCCTCACCCGGCGCGACGAACCCGTGCCGGGCACCTGTCTGACGGTCACGCTGGAGGGGCGGCGCCCGCTCGTCGCCGAAGTGCAGGCGCTGACGGTCGATTCGCAGATCCCCTCACCGCGGCGCACCACCTCCGGCCTGGAGACGTCCCGGGTCTCGATGATGCTGGCGGTTCTGGAGCAGCGCGGCCGGATCAGCGCGCTCGGCAAGCGGGACATCTACAGCGCCACGGTCGGCGGCGTGAAGCTTTCCGAACCCGCCGCGGACCTTGCGATCGCGCTTGCGCTGGCCAGTGCGGCGAGCGACACACCGCTACCGAAGAACCTGGTGGCGATCGGCGAGGTGGGCCTCGCGGGCGAGGTCAGAAGGGTTACGGGAGTGCAACGCAGACTGGCCGAGGCACACCGCCTGGGCTTCACCCACGCACTGGTCCCGACCGACCCGGGGAGGGTTCCACCCGGTATGAAGGTCACGGAAGTCGCCAACATGGGCGACGCGCTCGGAGTGCTCCCGCGCCGGTCTCGTACAGAGCCCCCACGGGAGGCCGACGCACGCCGGTAG
- a CDS encoding BACON domain-containing protein encodes MTSSRLQTPRHPTGAHRAQRRAPQASPERAPARSEAYLDGLFTYCLSVLCDHDGAVEALGAVLAIAERQDGRCPRGEEERKTWLYALARWTCLRKLAEQKNQKQNRGRQAHRRQAARQPGGASAAARAAHSQTCPPPDATALAADATDASETAAAAEAHRRELAQLAWPEAAGTTPEQREALELAVRHRLAPRAVASVLGLDPATARELLAAAACEVERTRAALAVVETGNCPTVARLFGDHRVLLSAALRSELVRHVDDCPRCRRAAERAGAEGPWPGASVSPGAALPVVEAPRPSAYVAMVHAQRNRSATPRFDRTGFPMDPKDHAARRDRLRARVVTTTLVATVVAAPVIALWSAYRGAPLTGEGHDASSVTATEEDGRSEFDGDPYDRYQNAGNASPDPGSRFKDGSRTPDVSAEVISSGTGQHGPGRLAVTAHSSGDTTLITLTASGGAPVAWSARADASWLRLSRHSGTLAAGESVTIRAYVDHAREPAGAWSASIRLAPSGSTVLVRGHRAAPAPSGGPTGPTKPSHPSHPSVPPSTSPDPTHPTDPTQSPTDPEPSPDPSNPSTPPDPSPDPSDPGTSPSAPAPTG; translated from the coding sequence GTGACGAGCAGCAGGCTGCAGACCCCCAGGCACCCCACCGGCGCGCACCGGGCGCAGCGCCGTGCGCCCCAGGCGTCGCCGGAGCGAGCGCCCGCCCGTTCCGAGGCGTATCTCGACGGCCTGTTCACCTACTGCCTCTCCGTGCTCTGCGATCACGACGGAGCCGTCGAGGCCCTGGGTGCCGTCCTCGCCATCGCGGAACGGCAGGACGGGCGGTGCCCCAGGGGCGAGGAGGAACGTAAAACCTGGCTGTACGCGCTGGCCAGGTGGACGTGCCTGCGCAAGCTCGCGGAGCAGAAGAACCAGAAGCAGAACCGGGGCCGGCAGGCGCACCGCCGGCAGGCCGCCAGGCAGCCGGGCGGTGCGAGCGCGGCCGCCCGGGCGGCGCACTCACAAACCTGTCCGCCGCCCGACGCCACCGCCCTCGCCGCAGATGCCACGGACGCCTCCGAGACCGCCGCGGCAGCCGAAGCGCACCGCCGTGAACTCGCACAGCTCGCCTGGCCCGAGGCCGCCGGCACCACGCCCGAACAGCGCGAAGCGCTCGAACTGGCCGTACGCCACCGCCTCGCCCCGCGCGCCGTCGCCTCCGTCCTCGGCCTCGACCCCGCGACCGCCCGTGAGCTCCTGGCAGCCGCGGCCTGCGAAGTGGAACGCACCCGGGCCGCCCTCGCCGTCGTCGAGACCGGCAACTGTCCCACCGTCGCCCGGCTCTTCGGCGACCATCGCGTCCTGCTCTCCGCCGCCCTGCGCAGCGAGCTCGTCCGCCACGTCGACGACTGCCCCCGCTGTCGCCGCGCCGCCGAGCGGGCGGGCGCCGAAGGCCCCTGGCCGGGCGCCTCGGTCAGCCCGGGTGCCGCACTTCCGGTCGTCGAGGCCCCGCGGCCCTCCGCGTACGTGGCGATGGTCCATGCCCAGAGGAATCGGTCCGCCACTCCGCGCTTCGACCGGACGGGCTTCCCGATGGACCCGAAGGACCACGCCGCGCGCCGGGACCGGCTGCGGGCGAGAGTCGTGACGACGACGTTGGTGGCGACGGTCGTCGCCGCCCCGGTGATCGCGCTGTGGTCCGCCTACCGGGGCGCTCCGCTGACCGGCGAGGGGCACGACGCCTCCTCGGTCACCGCGACCGAGGAGGACGGCCGGAGCGAGTTCGACGGCGACCCGTACGACCGCTACCAGAACGCGGGCAATGCCAGCCCCGACCCCGGCTCCCGTTTCAAGGACGGCAGTCGTACGCCGGATGTCTCCGCGGAAGTCATCAGCTCCGGGACGGGGCAGCACGGCCCCGGCCGGCTCGCCGTCACGGCCCACTCGTCCGGCGACACCACGCTGATCACACTGACCGCCTCAGGCGGTGCCCCCGTGGCCTGGTCGGCGCGGGCGGATGCGTCCTGGCTCCGCCTCAGCAGGCACTCCGGAACCCTCGCCGCGGGGGAGAGCGTCACGATCCGCGCCTACGTGGACCATGCGCGGGAACCGGCCGGGGCCTGGAGCGCGAGCATCCGTCTCGCCCCGTCGGGCTCGACAGTGCTGGTCCGCGGGCACAGAGCGGCGCCGGCCCCGTCCGGCGGCCCGACCGGCCCCACCAAGCCGTCCCACCCGAGCCATCCGTCCGTCCCACCGTCGACCTCGCCCGACCCGACCCATCCGACGGACCCCACACAGTCACCGACGGACCCGGAACCGTCCCCGGACCCGTCGAACCCGTCCACCCCCCCCGACCCGTCCCCTGACCCCTCCGACCCGGGGACAAGCCCGAGCGCCCCGGCGCCGACGGGCTGA
- a CDS encoding Ppx/GppA phosphatase family protein, with protein MRLGVLDVGSNTVHLLVVDAHPGARPLPAHSHKAELRLAQLLDADGAIGPAGVDRLVTTVADALQAAEDKGCEDVLPFATSAVREASNADRVLARVREETGVDLAVLTGEEEARLTFLAARRWFGWSAGKLLVLDIGGGSLEIGFGIDEEPDTAVSLPLGAGRLTSGWLPGDPPDPAEVKALRRHVRAQIARTVGEFSRSGRPDHVVATSKTFKQLARIAGAARSAEGLYVQRTLTRKALEEWVPKLAAMTADQRGRLPGVSEGRAAQLLAGALVAEGAMDLFGVEELEICPWALREGVILRRLDHLPTVSAALN; from the coding sequence ATGAGACTCGGAGTCCTCGACGTGGGGTCGAACACGGTTCATCTGCTGGTGGTGGACGCGCACCCCGGCGCCCGCCCGCTGCCCGCGCATTCGCACAAGGCGGAGTTGCGCCTGGCCCAACTGCTGGACGCGGACGGGGCGATCGGACCCGCCGGCGTGGACCGGCTCGTCACGACGGTCGCCGATGCGCTGCAGGCCGCCGAGGACAAAGGTTGCGAGGACGTGCTGCCGTTCGCCACGTCCGCGGTACGGGAAGCGAGCAACGCCGACCGGGTGCTGGCCCGGGTACGGGAAGAGACCGGCGTCGACCTCGCTGTCCTCACCGGTGAGGAGGAGGCGCGGCTCACCTTCCTCGCCGCCCGCCGCTGGTTCGGCTGGTCGGCCGGGAAGCTGCTGGTCCTGGACATCGGTGGCGGTTCGCTGGAGATCGGTTTCGGCATCGACGAGGAGCCCGACACAGCGGTGTCGCTGCCGCTCGGGGCCGGACGCCTCACCTCCGGCTGGCTGCCGGGCGATCCGCCGGACCCGGCGGAGGTGAAGGCGCTGCGCCGCCATGTGCGGGCCCAGATCGCCCGTACGGTCGGCGAATTCAGCCGCTCCGGCCGTCCTGACCATGTCGTGGCGACCTCCAAGACGTTCAAGCAGCTCGCCAGGATCGCGGGCGCCGCGCGCTCCGCGGAGGGCCTGTACGTACAGCGCACCCTGACCCGCAAGGCGCTGGAGGAGTGGGTACCGAAGCTGGCGGCGATGACCGCCGACCAGCGCGGGCGTCTGCCCGGGGTCTCCGAGGGGCGGGCCGCGCAGCTGCTCGCCGGGGCGCTGGTCGCCGAGGGGGCGATGGACCTCTTCGGGGTGGAGGAGTTGGAGATCTGCCCGTGGGCGCTGCGCGAGGGAGTCATCCTGCGCCGCCTGGACCACCTCCCGACGGTGTCCGCGGCCCTGAACTGA